Proteins co-encoded in one Candidatus Nitrosacidococcus tergens genomic window:
- the carA gene encoding glutamine-hydrolyzing carbamoyl-phosphate synthase small subunit, translating to MEVFLRPNALLALEDGSLFRGTTIGHHGDAVGEVVFNTAMTGYQEILTDPSYCKQIVTLTYPHIGNTGINSEDWESSHVHVSGLIIRDYAPTFSNWRSQESLSVFLIRHQIVAIADVDTRKLTRHLREQGALSGCIMAGVNINEQEAIAKARAFPGLKGMDLADLVSTKESYHWNHRSWQLIKNDSTIDIHSNSKSRFHVVVYDFGVKHNILRMLVDRNCRVTVVPAKTSTQRVMDLSPDGVLFSNGPGDPETCNYGIASIQELLNKDIPLFGICLGHQLLAIACGAKAQKMKFGHHGANHPVQDLETKEVIITSQNHGFAIDEQILPNSLQPTHRSLFDGTLQGVKHKDKPAFGFQGHPEASPGPHDIAPLFDRFIRLMQKNNSNLSI from the coding sequence ATGGAGGTTTTCTTGCGTCCAAATGCTTTGCTTGCTCTTGAAGATGGTAGCTTATTTAGAGGAACTACTATTGGTCATCATGGGGATGCAGTTGGCGAGGTAGTTTTTAATACTGCAATGACAGGATACCAAGAAATACTTACTGATCCCTCTTACTGCAAGCAAATTGTAACTTTAACCTATCCTCATATTGGAAATACGGGGATAAATAGTGAAGATTGGGAATCAAGCCATGTACATGTTAGTGGGTTAATTATCCGAGATTATGCACCTACTTTTAGTAATTGGCGATCTCAGGAATCTTTAAGTGTATTTTTAATCCGCCACCAAATCGTAGCTATTGCAGATGTAGATACACGAAAGCTAACTCGTCATCTACGGGAACAGGGTGCATTAAGCGGGTGTATTATGGCAGGAGTTAATATAAATGAACAAGAGGCTATAGCAAAAGCTCGTGCTTTTCCAGGTCTTAAAGGAATGGATTTGGCAGATCTTGTGAGCACCAAAGAATCCTATCATTGGAATCATAGAAGTTGGCAGCTTATAAAAAATGATTCAACTATAGATATTCATTCTAATTCTAAAAGTAGATTCCATGTAGTTGTCTATGATTTTGGTGTAAAACATAACATCTTACGTATGCTTGTTGATCGCAATTGTAGAGTGACTGTAGTACCTGCCAAAACCTCTACTCAAAGAGTAATGGATTTATCACCTGATGGAGTGCTTTTTTCTAATGGTCCAGGAGATCCAGAAACTTGCAATTATGGAATAGCATCAATTCAAGAGCTGTTAAATAAAGATATCCCACTATTTGGAATCTGCTTAGGGCACCAATTGCTTGCTATAGCTTGTGGTGCGAAAGCACAAAAAATGAAATTTGGCCACCATGGTGCTAATCATCCAGTTCAAGATTTGGAAACAAAAGAAGTAATCATTACCAGTCAGAACCATGGATTTGCTATCGATGAACAAATATTACCAAATAGCCTACAGCCTACTCATCGATCTTTGTTTGATGGGACTCTACAGGGAGTTAAGCATAAAGATAAACCTGCTTTTGGGTTTCAAGGCCACCCTGAAGCAAGCCCTGGTCCTCATGATATTGCACCACTATTTGATCGCTTTATACGATTAATGCAAAAAAATAATTCTAATTTAAGTATATAG
- the folP gene encoding dihydropteroate synthase, with the protein MGILNMTPDSFFDGGKYLDIDRAIQKAHQMVSEGAGIIDIGGESTQPGSESVSIDLEIQRTIPIIKILSQELSVPISIDTSKPEVMEAAIEAGASFINDINALRTKGALEVASDLKVPICLMHMQGTPKTMQINPHYHNVVEEVKNFFIDRINICTQYGISHEYLILDPGFGFGKNVTHNLLLLKYLNSICSIGFPVLVGISRKSFIGALLDDPIENRLYGSVSLAALAIWEGAKIIRTHDVRVTRQILTLYDRVMKANNQRE; encoded by the coding sequence ATGGGAATACTTAATATGACCCCTGATTCTTTTTTTGACGGAGGGAAATATTTAGATATAGATAGAGCAATTCAGAAAGCTCATCAAATGGTTTCCGAAGGTGCTGGTATTATCGATATCGGTGGCGAATCTACTCAACCTGGATCAGAATCAGTTTCTATAGATTTAGAAATACAACGCACTATTCCTATTATAAAAATATTAAGCCAAGAACTCTCTGTTCCTATCTCCATTGATACGAGCAAACCAGAAGTCATGGAAGCAGCAATTGAGGCTGGTGCTAGCTTCATTAATGATATTAATGCATTACGAACGAAAGGTGCATTAGAGGTAGCAAGCGATCTTAAAGTGCCTATATGCCTAATGCATATGCAAGGTACTCCTAAGACTATGCAGATAAACCCTCACTATCATAACGTAGTAGAAGAAGTAAAAAACTTCTTTATTGATCGAATCAATATATGCACTCAATATGGTATTTCCCATGAGTACCTAATCCTCGATCCTGGGTTTGGCTTTGGTAAAAATGTTACCCATAATTTATTGCTACTCAAGTATTTAAATTCTATTTGTAGCATAGGGTTTCCTGTATTAGTAGGTATTTCCCGTAAATCATTTATTGGTGCGTTATTAGATGATCCTATAGAAAATCGGCTCTATGGGAGTGTATCTTTAGCAGCTCTTGCTATATGGGAAGGTGCAAAAATAATAAGAACTCATGATGTTAGAGTAACAAGGCAAATACTTACCTTATATGACAGGGTGATGAAAGCTAATAATCAAAGAGAATAA
- the greA gene encoding transcription elongation factor GreA: MNKIPLTKNGAEKLREELHKLKSVDRSKIISAIAEARAHGDLKENAEYHAAREEQSFIEARISELEQNLAQAQIIDINQLKQDDRVVFGVTVNLINIETEDEVSYQIVGDLEADIKENKISVNSPIARALIGKKIGDEVQVQAPSRVISYEITMVDYK; encoded by the coding sequence ATAAATAAAATACCGCTAACGAAAAATGGTGCTGAAAAACTTCGTGAAGAGTTACATAAGCTTAAGTCTGTAGATCGATCAAAAATAATATCAGCAATTGCTGAAGCTCGTGCTCATGGTGATCTCAAAGAAAATGCAGAATACCATGCCGCTAGAGAAGAACAAAGTTTTATTGAAGCTCGTATTAGTGAGCTAGAACAGAATCTAGCTCAAGCACAAATCATTGATATAAATCAATTAAAGCAAGATGATAGGGTAGTATTTGGTGTAACAGTTAATCTCATAAATATAGAAACAGAAGATGAGGTAAGCTACCAGATTGTTGGAGATTTAGAAGCAGACATAAAAGAAAATAAAATTTCAGTAAACTCCCCTATTGCACGAGCGTTGATTGGAAAAAAAATTGGAGATGAGGTACAAGTTCAAGCACCAAGCAGAGTAATAAGCTATGAAATTACTATGGTAGATTATAAATAA
- a CDS encoding RlmE family RNA methyltransferase: MSKKGSSTRWLQEHFQDPFVLKAKEQKYRSRAAFKLQEINAKENLLRSGMIVVDLGAAPGSWSQVASEQTGQTGQVIALDILSMSPLSRVSFIQGDFREEETLNELKSVLRDHSVDIVLSDMAPNMSGIIATDQPRSVYLGELALDFALNYLKPSGSLLMKSFQGAGFQIFYNSMHEYFYQTRIIKPMASRDCSREVYILAKKLKKSKL, encoded by the coding sequence ATGAGTAAAAAAGGTAGTAGTACTCGTTGGTTACAGGAACATTTTCAAGATCCTTTTGTCTTAAAAGCAAAGGAGCAAAAATACCGATCGCGAGCTGCTTTTAAGCTACAAGAGATTAATGCAAAAGAGAACCTACTAAGATCAGGAATGATTGTCGTAGATCTTGGAGCAGCTCCGGGTAGCTGGTCCCAAGTAGCCTCTGAGCAAACAGGGCAAACAGGGCAAGTAATTGCATTGGACATTCTCTCGATGTCTCCTCTATCTAGAGTTAGTTTTATTCAGGGGGACTTTCGTGAAGAGGAAACTTTAAATGAGCTAAAGAGCGTATTAAGAGACCACAGTGTGGATATTGTACTATCAGATATGGCTCCTAATATGAGTGGTATAATAGCAACTGATCAGCCCCGATCTGTTTATTTAGGGGAGTTAGCCCTTGATTTCGCTTTAAATTACTTGAAACCTAGTGGCTCACTACTTATGAAAAGCTTTCAAGGTGCTGGATTTCAGATTTTTTATAATTCTATGCATGAATATTTTTACCAAACACGAATTATCAAACCTATGGCTTCAAGGGATTGTAGTCGTGAAGTCTATATTCTTGCAAAGAAATTGAAAAAAAGTAAATTATGA
- a CDS encoding cell division protein ZapA: MSDPIQITLQISGKSYQVTCSPNEKESLLIAAQYLNKKIEEIKRSNKVVGMERVAVIAALNIAYDLIKSNNQQTIPYEVNERIQSLQTKVKSVLDESRKIITSQGETDH; this comes from the coding sequence ATGAGTGATCCTATTCAGATCACACTGCAAATTTCCGGTAAATCTTATCAAGTTACTTGTTCGCCTAATGAAAAGGAATCATTATTAATTGCAGCACAGTACCTTAATAAAAAGATAGAAGAAATTAAAAGAAGTAATAAAGTAGTAGGTATGGAGAGAGTGGCTGTAATTGCTGCACTTAATATTGCCTATGATCTGATTAAATCCAATAATCAGCAAACTATTCCTTATGAAGTAAACGAGCGTATTCAATCTCTTCAAACAAAAGTTAAATCTGTATTAGATGAATCTCGCAAAATAATAACTTCTCAGGGCGAGACAGATCACTAG
- the aroE gene encoding shikimate dehydrogenase has protein sequence MVSLGLYGVMGNPIAHSQSPNIYTQFARQTKQNLIYKSILVELGNLRGAITDFYRQGGLGLNITIPFKKDAWQLVNHCSPQAQQARSVNTISIHSDGSLFGDTTDGIGLIRDITQNHKKELKNQNILLLGAGGAAASVIEPILAQSPARLVIANRTSEKAAALAHKFSGLGRIIGGGYKELIGDSFDFIINATATSLQKTLPPLPENLLNSNGWVYDMMYSNQPTVFMEWGKQQGAERTLDGLGMLVEQAAESFFIWHKIQPNTATIIAQLRAYN, from the coding sequence ATGGTATCGCTAGGTCTTTATGGAGTCATGGGTAATCCAATTGCTCATAGCCAATCTCCTAACATTTATACCCAGTTTGCTCGCCAAACTAAACAAAATCTGATTTATAAATCAATTTTGGTTGAATTGGGAAATCTACGAGGAGCAATCACCGATTTTTATCGTCAAGGTGGATTAGGATTAAATATTACTATTCCTTTTAAGAAAGATGCTTGGCAATTAGTAAATCATTGTAGTCCTCAGGCACAACAAGCAAGATCAGTAAATACAATTTCAATTCATAGTGATGGTTCTTTATTTGGAGATACTACGGATGGAATCGGATTAATTCGAGATATAACTCAAAACCATAAAAAAGAGTTAAAAAATCAGAATATTTTATTACTTGGTGCAGGCGGTGCTGCAGCAAGTGTAATAGAGCCTATACTTGCTCAAAGCCCTGCTCGCTTAGTTATTGCTAATCGTACTTCTGAGAAAGCAGCTGCACTAGCTCATAAATTCAGTGGACTTGGAAGAATTATAGGTGGGGGTTATAAAGAGCTTATAGGAGATAGCTTTGATTTTATTATCAATGCAACTGCAACTAGTCTGCAGAAAACCTTACCTCCCCTCCCCGAAAATCTGCTTAATTCAAATGGTTGGGTATACGATATGATGTATAGTAATCAACCCACTGTTTTTATGGAGTGGGGTAAGCAACAAGGTGCTGAAAGAACATTAGATGGATTAGGGATGTTAGTAGAGCAAGCAGCAGAGTCTTTTTTTATCTGGCATAAGATCCAACCCAATACTGCCACCATAATTGCTCAATTAAGGGCGTATAATTAG
- the carB gene encoding carbamoyl-phosphate synthase large subunit, with amino-acid sequence MPKRTDIESVLILGAGPIVIGQACEFDYSGVQACKSLKEEGYRVILVNSNPATIMTDPDIADSIYIEPVTWEIVSNIIAKERPDALLPTMGGQTALNCALDLARNGILVDYEVEMIGANQESINRAEDRDLFRQAMEKIGLSMPRSGIAHNLQEAQEVQIGFGFPVIIRPSFTLGGSGGGIAYNREEFLEICEHGLDLSPTSEILIEESILGWKEFEMEVVRDYTDNCIIVCAIENFDPMGVHTGDSITVAPAQTLTDKEYQLMRNASIAVLREIGIDTGGSNVQFAVNPKDGRLIVIEMNPRVSRSSALASKATGFPIAKVAAKLAVGYSLHELQNEITGGSTPISFEPALDYVITKIPRFTFEKFPKADPRLTTQMKSVGEVMAIGRSFQESLQKAIRSLETGMDGFQEKIATDLDTAKETIRYQLRVPSAERLYYIGDAFRVGFSIAEIYELSGIDPWFLSQIQDLIYTEQNLKDISLLQLTKDQIYQLKRKGFSDSRLATLLRTTEEEVRKYRHNLNIHPVYKRVDTCSAEFATTTAYLYSCYDEECEGAPSQRDKIIVLGGGPNRIGQGIEFDYCCVHAVFALQEDGYETIMVNCNPETVSTDYDTSDRLYFEPLTLEDVLEIIILEQPKGVVVQYGGQTPLKLARPLEAVGVPIIGTTPDSIDLAEDRERFQRFISQLGLKQPPNRTARTQESAIQLADEIGYPLVVRPSYVLGGRAMEIVYSKDDLNQYMREAVSVSNNSPVLLDRFLDDAIEVDIDAVSDGKQVIVGGVMEHIEQAGIHSGDSACALPPFSLKIEIQNKLREQMRIITQELKVIGLINAQFAIQGNDIYVLEVNPRASRTIPFVSKATGVPLAKIAAHCMVGKSLISQNITKEVIPKHFSVKEAVFPFIKFSGSDPILGPEMKSTGEVMGTGYSFGEAFYKASLGAGVVLPKGGKAFISVRDSDKPRVAPIARTLIQLGFELLTTEGTSLIFDQESIPYTRVNKVFEGQPHVVDMIKNDEIDLIINTTEGRKAVSDSYAIRRSALQYKVTYTTTLTGAWATCEAMRLGVADSVCRLQDLQQGVKA; translated from the coding sequence ATGCCCAAACGGACTGATATTGAAAGCGTCCTTATTTTAGGTGCTGGACCTATTGTGATAGGTCAAGCTTGTGAATTTGACTATTCTGGTGTACAGGCTTGTAAATCTCTTAAAGAAGAGGGGTATCGAGTCATTTTAGTTAACTCTAATCCAGCTACTATTATGACCGATCCAGATATTGCAGATTCAATTTATATTGAACCAGTTACTTGGGAAATAGTCAGCAATATTATTGCTAAAGAACGCCCTGATGCACTACTTCCTACTATGGGAGGGCAAACCGCTTTAAATTGTGCTTTAGACCTCGCCCGGAATGGAATCTTGGTGGATTATGAGGTAGAGATGATTGGGGCAAACCAAGAATCGATTAATAGAGCTGAAGATCGAGATCTATTCAGACAAGCTATGGAGAAAATTGGACTGAGTATGCCTCGCTCAGGTATTGCTCACAATCTCCAAGAAGCTCAAGAGGTTCAAATAGGTTTTGGGTTTCCAGTTATTATTCGTCCCTCATTTACTCTGGGTGGATCAGGAGGTGGTATTGCCTATAATCGAGAAGAGTTTTTAGAAATTTGTGAACATGGATTAGATTTAAGTCCTACCTCAGAAATTTTAATTGAAGAATCTATTCTTGGATGGAAAGAGTTCGAAATGGAGGTAGTACGGGATTATACAGATAATTGTATTATTGTTTGTGCTATTGAAAACTTTGATCCTATGGGCGTACATACCGGAGATTCTATTACAGTAGCTCCTGCCCAAACCTTAACTGATAAGGAGTACCAGTTGATGCGCAATGCATCTATTGCTGTGTTACGGGAGATAGGAATTGATACTGGAGGATCTAACGTACAGTTTGCAGTTAATCCAAAAGATGGACGCTTAATTGTCATCGAAATGAACCCTCGGGTGTCTCGCTCTTCTGCTTTAGCTTCTAAAGCAACTGGCTTTCCTATTGCGAAAGTTGCAGCAAAACTTGCAGTTGGTTATAGTTTACATGAGCTTCAAAATGAAATTACAGGTGGTAGTACACCTATTTCTTTTGAACCTGCATTAGATTATGTCATTACAAAAATCCCTCGATTTACTTTTGAAAAATTTCCTAAAGCTGATCCTCGCCTAACTACTCAGATGAAATCTGTAGGTGAGGTGATGGCTATAGGGAGGAGTTTCCAAGAATCTTTGCAAAAAGCCATTCGGAGTTTAGAGACAGGAATGGATGGATTTCAGGAAAAAATAGCAACTGACCTAGATACTGCCAAAGAAACCATAAGATATCAATTGCGTGTCCCTTCAGCGGAGCGACTTTATTATATTGGAGATGCATTTCGTGTTGGATTCTCAATTGCAGAGATTTATGAATTAAGTGGGATTGATCCTTGGTTCTTATCCCAAATTCAGGATCTGATTTACACTGAACAAAATTTAAAAGATATAAGTTTATTACAATTAACTAAGGATCAAATCTATCAATTAAAACGTAAAGGATTTTCAGATAGCCGTCTTGCGACTTTATTAAGGACTACAGAGGAAGAGGTTAGAAAGTACCGGCATAATCTTAATATACATCCTGTATATAAGCGAGTAGATACTTGTAGTGCTGAGTTTGCAACAACCACTGCTTATCTTTACTCTTGCTATGATGAAGAGTGTGAAGGAGCGCCTTCTCAGCGAGATAAAATTATTGTTCTGGGTGGTGGACCTAATAGAATTGGGCAAGGGATCGAATTTGACTATTGCTGTGTACATGCTGTATTTGCCCTACAGGAAGATGGCTATGAGACTATCATGGTTAATTGTAATCCAGAAACAGTATCTACTGATTATGATACTTCTGATAGGTTATATTTCGAACCACTTACCCTTGAAGATGTTTTAGAAATTATTATTTTAGAGCAGCCTAAAGGGGTAGTTGTTCAATATGGTGGGCAAACCCCATTAAAATTAGCAAGACCTCTAGAAGCTGTAGGTGTTCCTATCATTGGTACAACGCCAGATTCAATTGATTTAGCTGAAGATAGAGAACGATTTCAGCGCTTTATCTCTCAACTTGGATTAAAACAGCCTCCAAATAGAACTGCTCGCACCCAAGAAAGTGCCATCCAGCTTGCTGATGAAATTGGCTATCCTTTAGTAGTTCGGCCATCCTACGTCCTTGGTGGAAGGGCCATGGAAATTGTCTATAGTAAAGATGACCTCAATCAGTATATGAGAGAGGCTGTAAGTGTCTCTAATAATTCTCCAGTACTTTTGGATCGCTTTTTAGATGATGCTATCGAAGTAGATATAGATGCAGTTAGTGATGGAAAACAGGTGATTGTAGGCGGAGTAATGGAGCATATTGAGCAGGCAGGGATTCATTCAGGTGATTCTGCCTGTGCACTGCCTCCTTTTAGCTTAAAAATAGAGATACAAAATAAGCTACGAGAACAAATGCGAATAATTACTCAAGAGCTTAAAGTAATTGGTCTAATTAATGCGCAATTTGCGATTCAAGGAAATGATATTTATGTACTCGAAGTTAATCCTAGGGCTTCCCGTACTATTCCTTTTGTCTCTAAAGCTACAGGAGTACCCTTAGCAAAGATAGCTGCACATTGTATGGTAGGGAAAAGCTTAATATCGCAGAATATCACTAAGGAAGTTATCCCGAAACATTTTTCCGTAAAAGAAGCCGTGTTTCCTTTTATCAAATTTTCTGGATCAGATCCTATTTTGGGCCCTGAAATGAAATCAACCGGCGAGGTTATGGGCACTGGATATTCCTTTGGGGAAGCCTTCTACAAAGCATCACTAGGTGCAGGAGTAGTGCTTCCTAAAGGGGGCAAAGCTTTTATTAGCGTCCGAGATAGTGATAAACCAAGAGTAGCCCCTATTGCAAGAACACTTATTCAGTTGGGATTTGAATTATTAACTACAGAAGGTACAAGTTTAATATTTGATCAAGAAAGCATTCCTTATACTCGAGTTAATAAAGTATTTGAAGGGCAACCTCACGTTGTAGATATGATTAAGAATGATGAAATTGATCTAATTATCAATACTACAGAAGGACGTAAAGCAGTCTCCGATTCCTACGCTATCCGTCGTTCTGCACTGCAGTACAAAGTAACATATACTACAACCTTGACAGGTGCTTGGGCAACCTGTGAGGCAATGCGTTTAGGAGTAGCAGATTCAGTTTGTCGATTACAAGATCTACAGCAAGGAGTAAAAGCATGA
- the hemB gene encoding porphobilinogen synthase: protein MTIPIWASRHFPRTRFRRMRKDDFSRRLMQENYLCSADLIYPIFILEGQRRREKIPSMPGIERISIDILLNEAEQLLTLGIPAIALFPVTLSEQKSNDAAEAYNPKGLVQRAIRELKQKFPELGIISDIALDPFTSHGQDGLVDSNGYVINDQTVEVLIKQALSHAEAGADVVAPSDMMDGRIRMIRDALEEQEHIHTRILAYSAKYASSFYSPFRDAVGSASNLGGGNKYSYQMDPANSDEALQEVALDLEEGADMVMIKPGMPYLDIVHRVKTTFKVPTFVYQVSGEYAMLMAAAQNDWLDGKAVIMESLMSIKRAGANGILSYFSKEVALWLKNQS from the coding sequence TTGACTATACCTATTTGGGCTAGTAGGCACTTTCCTCGTACTCGATTTCGCCGCATGAGAAAAGATGATTTTTCTAGGAGATTGATGCAGGAAAATTACTTATGTAGTGCAGATCTTATCTACCCAATCTTTATTCTTGAAGGCCAGCGCCGAAGAGAAAAAATTCCTTCTATGCCTGGAATTGAAAGAATAAGTATTGATATTTTATTAAATGAGGCTGAACAATTATTAACTCTTGGTATCCCCGCCATTGCTCTTTTTCCAGTTACCTTATCTGAGCAAAAATCTAATGATGCCGCTGAAGCTTATAACCCTAAGGGATTAGTACAGCGAGCAATACGAGAGTTAAAGCAAAAATTTCCAGAACTAGGAATTATTAGCGATATAGCTTTAGATCCCTTTACTAGTCATGGACAAGATGGGTTAGTAGATTCCAATGGATATGTAATAAATGATCAGACAGTTGAGGTATTAATAAAACAAGCCTTATCCCATGCTGAAGCAGGTGCTGATGTTGTTGCCCCTTCAGATATGATGGATGGGCGTATTAGGATGATTAGAGATGCTCTTGAAGAGCAAGAACATATCCATACTCGAATTCTAGCCTATTCAGCGAAGTATGCTTCTAGCTTCTATAGTCCCTTTCGAGACGCAGTAGGATCGGCAAGTAACTTAGGCGGTGGCAATAAATATAGCTACCAAATGGATCCTGCTAATAGTGATGAAGCCCTTCAAGAGGTAGCTTTAGATTTAGAAGAAGGTGCGGATATGGTAATGATAAAGCCAGGCATGCCTTATCTTGATATTGTTCATCGTGTAAAAACTACATTTAAGGTACCTACTTTTGTATATCAAGTCAGTGGTGAATATGCCATGCTGATGGCAGCAGCTCAAAATGATTGGTTGGATGGAAAAGCGGTGATCATGGAATCGCTCATGAGTATCAAGAGGGCAGGAGCCAATGGCATTTTAAGTTATTTTTCTAAAGAAGTAGCCCTTTGGCTAAAAAATCAATCCTAA
- a CDS encoding TIGR02449 family protein — translation MARNVTIEQLEQQVNELITLCNQLKGKNQILHDQVMELSLERTKLIKQTEFARNKVESMIARLRSMEQAL, via the coding sequence ATGGCTAGAAATGTCACTATCGAACAGTTAGAGCAACAGGTCAATGAATTAATTACTTTATGCAATCAGTTAAAAGGGAAAAATCAAATTCTACACGATCAGGTCATGGAACTTTCCTTAGAACGGACTAAACTGATTAAACAAACTGAGTTTGCTCGAAATAAAGTTGAATCGATGATTGCTAGGCTGAGATCTATGGAACAAGCACTATGA
- the ftsH gene encoding ATP-dependent zinc metalloprotease FtsH, with amino-acid sequence MAKNIILWVVIALVLMSVFNSFGSHQVTGHQLDYSQFISDVKSGHISRVIIDGRSISGENKEGRQFITYSPGNDPGLIGDLLDNGVTIAARPEESNGFFMQIFISWFPMLLLIAVWVFFMRQMQGGGGGRGALSFGKSRARMLNEEQIKVTFGDVAGCDEAKEEVKELVEFLRDPGRFQKLGGKIPRGILMVGPPGTGKTLLAKAIAGEAKVPFFTISGSDFVEMFVGVGASRVRDMFENAKKHAPCIIFIDEIDAVGRQRGAGLGGGHDEREQTLNQLLVEMDGFEGSEGVIIIAATNRPDVLDPALLRPGRFDRQVVVSLPDIRGREQILRVHLRKVPIDKDVEPSYIARGTPGFSGADLANLVNEAALFAARANQRLVHMADMEKAKDKILMGVERRSAVMNEDDKKLTAYHEAGHAIVGRLVPSHDPVYKVSIIPRGRALGITMFLPEQDRYSYSKLQIESQISSLFGGRLAEELIFGTDRVTTGASNDIQRATELARNMVTQWGLSEKMGPLAYGEEQGEVFLGHSVTQHKNIADTTASAIDSEIRSIVDRNYQRSKSLLEENIDKLHAMSDALMRYETIDKEQIDDIMAGKEPRPPKEYGAPDNIEPPNDGIKLSKDSPSTEGSSVPANQH; translated from the coding sequence ATAGCAAAAAATATTATTTTATGGGTAGTTATTGCTCTTGTACTAATGTCGGTTTTTAATAGTTTTGGATCTCATCAAGTAACTGGACATCAGCTTGATTATTCCCAATTTATTTCCGATGTTAAAAGCGGGCATATTAGTAGAGTAATTATCGATGGTCGCAGTATTAGCGGTGAAAATAAGGAGGGAAGACAGTTTATTACTTATAGCCCTGGTAATGATCCTGGATTAATCGGTGACTTACTAGATAATGGGGTTACTATTGCGGCACGACCTGAAGAGAGTAATGGGTTTTTTATGCAGATTTTTATCTCATGGTTTCCTATGTTACTTCTTATTGCCGTCTGGGTTTTTTTCATGCGCCAAATGCAAGGTGGAGGCGGCGGAAGAGGTGCTTTATCATTTGGTAAAAGCCGAGCTCGTATGCTGAATGAAGAGCAAATAAAAGTAACTTTTGGGGATGTCGCAGGATGTGATGAAGCAAAAGAAGAAGTTAAAGAGCTTGTAGAGTTCTTACGAGATCCTGGGAGATTTCAAAAATTAGGTGGAAAAATCCCTCGAGGCATCCTTATGGTTGGTCCTCCTGGAACAGGTAAAACACTCCTTGCTAAGGCAATTGCTGGAGAAGCAAAAGTACCTTTTTTTACTATTTCCGGATCTGATTTTGTGGAAATGTTTGTGGGTGTAGGGGCTTCTCGAGTTCGAGATATGTTTGAGAATGCTAAAAAGCATGCTCCTTGTATTATCTTTATTGATGAAATTGATGCGGTAGGTCGCCAAAGAGGTGCAGGCCTTGGTGGTGGACATGATGAGCGAGAGCAAACACTAAATCAGTTATTAGTAGAAATGGATGGTTTTGAAGGTAGTGAAGGGGTTATTATTATTGCAGCAACAAACCGTCCAGACGTTTTAGATCCAGCTTTACTAAGACCAGGGCGCTTTGATCGCCAAGTGGTAGTATCTCTCCCGGATATTCGTGGAAGAGAGCAGATTCTTAGAGTCCATCTTCGTAAAGTTCCAATAGATAAGGATGTTGAACCATCTTATATTGCCAGAGGTACCCCTGGTTTTTCAGGAGCTGATCTTGCGAACCTTGTGAATGAGGCTGCTTTATTTGCAGCACGCGCTAATCAGCGCTTAGTTCATATGGCAGATATGGAGAAAGCTAAGGATAAAATTTTAATGGGTGTTGAACGGCGCTCAGCTGTTATGAACGAAGATGATAAAAAACTTACAGCGTATCACGAAGCAGGCCATGCTATTGTAGGTCGTTTAGTTCCTTCCCATGATCCAGTTTATAAAGTAAGTATCATTCCTCGAGGTAGAGCTCTAGGTATTACTATGTTTCTCCCAGAGCAGGATCGTTATAGCTATAGCAAACTTCAAATTGAAAGTCAGATTTCTAGCTTATTTGGTGGTCGATTAGCCGAAGAGTTAATTTTTGGCACTGATCGAGTTACTACAGGTGCTTCTAATGACATTCAAAGAGCTACAGAACTTGCTAGGAATATGGTAACTCAATGGGGGCTTTCTGAAAAAATGGGGCCTTTAGCTTATGGTGAAGAGCAGGGAGAAGTTTTTTTAGGTCACTCAGTAACACAGCATAAAAATATTGCTGATACTACTGCTTCAGCGATAGATTCTGAAATAAGATCTATCGTTGATCGCAATTATCAACGATCAAAAAGCCTCTTGGAAGAAAATATAGATAAATTGCATGCTATGTCAGATGCACTTATGAGGTATGAAACTATCGATAAGGAGCAGATCGATGACATTATGGCTGGGAAGGAACCACGACCACCTAAGGAGTATGGAGCACCTGATAATATAGAGCCTCCTAATGATGGCATAAAACTTTCAAAAGATTCACCTTCTACTGAAGGTAGTTCAGTTCCTGCTAATCAACACTAG